One stretch of Prunus persica cultivar Lovell chromosome G1, Prunus_persica_NCBIv2, whole genome shotgun sequence DNA includes these proteins:
- the LOC18790600 gene encoding potassium transporter 5 isoform X2 encodes MGEKAETDDKMRRTDSLNLEAGKVSTAHDHGSKLSWKRTMSLAIQSVGVVYGDIGTSPLYVFSSTFPKGINHKDDILGVLSLIIYTILLVPLVKYVLVVLWANDNGEGGTFALYSLICRYAKVSLIPNTQPEDRELSNYKLELPSNELKRAQAIKKKLERTKSAKYALFVITIMGTSMVIGDGILTPCISVLSAVSGIKSLGTDAVVGISVVILVLLFAVQQFGTDKVGFTFGPIILLWFVFISCIGLYNLITYDVTVLRAFNPAYIYHYFHRNGKEAWISLGGVVLCITGTEAMFADLGHFSVRAIQISFTCFTFPTILFAYFGQAAYLTKYPEKVTDTFYASIPSPMYWPTFVVAVLAAIIASQALITGTFSIISQSLSMGCFPRVKIVHTSAKNEGQVYIPEINYILMIFCVIITAAFKTTEKIGNAYGIAVVSVMVITTCMLTLIMLVIWKISIILIAIFFVIFIAIEGVYLSAVLFKFSEGGYLPLCFAAVLMMIMAIWHYVHKQCYTYEANNKVSSEYMKQLSSNPNINRVPGIGLLYSELVQGIPPIFSHFVSNIPSVHSVVVVVTIKPLPVSKVLLEERFLFRQLEPKDYRMFRCVARYGYNDRVEEPAEFERQLVENLKEFICHQHLMPSEDQGVSGRQKAEEETQFVQEAMEKSVVYLLGETQVVAEEKSSWFKKIIVNYIYDFLRKNFRQSESVMAIPRTRLVRVGMTYDI; translated from the exons AGAAAGCGGAGACCGACGATAAGATGCGTCGGACGGATTCACTCAATTTGGAGGCTGGAAAAGTTTCCACGGCTCATGATCATGGCTCAAAG ttaAGTTGGAAGAGAACAATGAGTTTAGCAATTCAAAGCGTAGGAGTGGTGTATGGGGATATTGGGACGTCTCCACTCTACGTCTTCTCAAGCACCTTCCCCAAGGGTATTAACCACAAGGATGACATTCTGGGGGTGCTCTCTCTCATCATCTATACCATATTGCTCGTACCCCTGGTTAAGTACGTACTCGTAGTCTTGTGGGCTAATGATAATGGTGAAG GGGGAACATTTGCATTGTATTCGTTGATATGCCGGTATGCGAAGGTGAGCTTAATTCCAAATACCCAGCCAGAAGACAGAGAGCTATCCAACTACAAACTTGAATTACCATCCAACGAGTTGAAAAGGGCCCAAGCgatcaagaagaagcttgagCGTACTAAATCTGCCAAATATGCCCTCTTCGTTATCACCATTATGGGAACTTCCATGGTGATTGGAGATGGGATCCTTACTCCATGCATTTCAG TCCTTTCTGCAGTGAGCGGGATCAAGTCATTAGGCAcag ATGCTGTTGTGGGGATTTCCGTGGTAATCTTGGTGCTTCTGTTCGCTGTTCAACAATTTGGGACTGATAAAGTGGGATTCACCTTTGGTCCTATCATCTTGTTGTGGTTCGTCTTCATCAGTTGCATTGGTCTGTACAACTTAATCACATATGACGTGACGGTGTTACGTGCTTTCAATCCGGCCTACATCTATCATTACTTCCATAGAAATGGAAAAGAAGCATGGATTTCCCTTGGGGGAGTAGTTCTTTGCATTACTG GGACCGAGGCCATGTTTGCCGATCTGGGTCACTTCAGTGTTCGAGCAATCCAA ATCAGTTTCACTTGCTTCACATTTCCCACAATACTCTTTGCATACTTTGGGCAAGCAGCATATCTCACCAAGTACCCAGAGAAGGTGACGGACACTTTTTACGCGTCAATACCAA GCCCTATGTACTGGCCAACGTTTGTGGTGGCTGTACTTGCCGCCATTATTGCCAGCCAAGCTTTGATAACTGGGACGTTCTCAATCATCTCCCAGTCCCTAAGCATGGGTTGTTTCCCTCGAGTCAAGATTGTTCACACCTCAGCTAAAAACGAGGGCCAGGTCTACATCCCCGAGATCAACTACATCCTCATGATTTTCTGCGTCATCATCACTGCGGCCTTCAAGACCACAGAAAAAATTGGCAACGCTTATGGAATTGCGGTGGTCAGTGTGATGGTGATCACAACCTGCATGCTAACCCTAATCATGTTGGTCATATGGAAGATAAGCATAATCTTGATTGCTATCTTCTTTGTCATCTTCATTGCCATCGAAGGGGTTTATTTATCTGCGGTCTTATTCAAATTCAGTGAAGGTGGCTACCTTCCTCTGTGCTTTGCCGCTGTGCTCATGATGATTATGGCGATTTGGCATTACGTGCACAAACAATGCTACACTTACGAGGCCAACAACAAGGTGTCTAGCGAGTACATGAAACAGTTGTCCTCTAACCCTAACATAAACCGGGTGCCAGGAATTGGGCTTTTGTACTCGGAGCTGGTTCAAGGAATTCCTCCTATATTTTCTCACTTTGTTTCCAACATACCTTCCGTCCACTCCGTTGTGGTTGTCGTGACGATCAAGCCCCTTCCGGTGAGCAAAGTGTTGCTGGAGGAGAGGTTTCTTTTCCGGCAACTGGAGCCAAAAGATTACAGAATGTTCCGTTGCGTGGCGCGGTACGGCTACAACGACAGGGTTGAGGAGCCTGCGGAGTTCGAGAGACAGTTGGTTGAGAATTTGAAAGAGTTTATTTGTCACCAACACTTGATGCCCTCTGAAGATCAAGGTGTAAGCGGTCGTCAGAAAGCCGAAGAGGAAACTCAGTTTGTGCAAGAGGCAATGGAAAAAAGTGTTGTTTATCTGCTGGGAGAGACTCAGGTGGTGGCAGAAGAGAAATCTTCCTGGTTCAAGAAGATTATTGTCAACTATATCTACGATTTCCTGAGGAAAAACTTTAGGCAGTCTGAGAGTGTGATGGCGATCCCAAGGACCAGGCTTGTTAGGGTTGGAATGACCTACGATATATAA
- the LOC18790600 gene encoding potassium transporter 5 isoform X1, with the protein MGEKAETDDKMRRTDSLNLEAGKVSTAHDHGSKLSWKRTMSLAIQSVGVVYGDIGTSPLYVFSSTFPKGINHKDDILGVLSLIIYTILLVPLVKYVLVVLWANDNGEGGTFALYSLICRYAKVSLIPNTQPEDRELSNYKLELPSNELKRAQAIKKKLERTKSAKYALFVITIMGTSMVIGDGILTPCISVLSAVSGIKSLGTDAVVGISVVILVLLFAVQQFGTDKVGFTFGPIILLWFVFISCIGLYNLITYDVTVLRAFNPAYIYHYFHRNGKEAWISLGGVVLCITGTEAMFADLGHFSVRAIQISFTCFTFPTILFAYFGQAAYLTKYPEKVTDTFYASIPSPMYWPTFVVAVLAAIIASQALITGTFSIISQSLSMGCFPRVKIVHTSAKNEGQVYIPEINYILMIFCVIITAAFKTTEKIGNAYGIAVVSVMVITTCMLTLIMLVIWKISIILIAIFFVIFIAIEGVYLSAVLFKFSEGGYLPLCFAAVLMMIMAIWHYVHKQCYTYEANNKVSSEYMKQLSSNPNINRVPGIGLLYSELVQGIPPIFSHFVSNIPSVHSVVVVVTIKPLPVSKVLLEERFLFRQLEPKDYRMFRCVARYGYNDRVEEPAEFERQLVENLKEFICHQHLMPSEDQGVSGRQKAEEETQQSESVMAIPRTRLVRVGMTYDI; encoded by the exons AGAAAGCGGAGACCGACGATAAGATGCGTCGGACGGATTCACTCAATTTGGAGGCTGGAAAAGTTTCCACGGCTCATGATCATGGCTCAAAG ttaAGTTGGAAGAGAACAATGAGTTTAGCAATTCAAAGCGTAGGAGTGGTGTATGGGGATATTGGGACGTCTCCACTCTACGTCTTCTCAAGCACCTTCCCCAAGGGTATTAACCACAAGGATGACATTCTGGGGGTGCTCTCTCTCATCATCTATACCATATTGCTCGTACCCCTGGTTAAGTACGTACTCGTAGTCTTGTGGGCTAATGATAATGGTGAAG GGGGAACATTTGCATTGTATTCGTTGATATGCCGGTATGCGAAGGTGAGCTTAATTCCAAATACCCAGCCAGAAGACAGAGAGCTATCCAACTACAAACTTGAATTACCATCCAACGAGTTGAAAAGGGCCCAAGCgatcaagaagaagcttgagCGTACTAAATCTGCCAAATATGCCCTCTTCGTTATCACCATTATGGGAACTTCCATGGTGATTGGAGATGGGATCCTTACTCCATGCATTTCAG TCCTTTCTGCAGTGAGCGGGATCAAGTCATTAGGCAcag ATGCTGTTGTGGGGATTTCCGTGGTAATCTTGGTGCTTCTGTTCGCTGTTCAACAATTTGGGACTGATAAAGTGGGATTCACCTTTGGTCCTATCATCTTGTTGTGGTTCGTCTTCATCAGTTGCATTGGTCTGTACAACTTAATCACATATGACGTGACGGTGTTACGTGCTTTCAATCCGGCCTACATCTATCATTACTTCCATAGAAATGGAAAAGAAGCATGGATTTCCCTTGGGGGAGTAGTTCTTTGCATTACTG GGACCGAGGCCATGTTTGCCGATCTGGGTCACTTCAGTGTTCGAGCAATCCAA ATCAGTTTCACTTGCTTCACATTTCCCACAATACTCTTTGCATACTTTGGGCAAGCAGCATATCTCACCAAGTACCCAGAGAAGGTGACGGACACTTTTTACGCGTCAATACCAA GCCCTATGTACTGGCCAACGTTTGTGGTGGCTGTACTTGCCGCCATTATTGCCAGCCAAGCTTTGATAACTGGGACGTTCTCAATCATCTCCCAGTCCCTAAGCATGGGTTGTTTCCCTCGAGTCAAGATTGTTCACACCTCAGCTAAAAACGAGGGCCAGGTCTACATCCCCGAGATCAACTACATCCTCATGATTTTCTGCGTCATCATCACTGCGGCCTTCAAGACCACAGAAAAAATTGGCAACGCTTATGGAATTGCGGTGGTCAGTGTGATGGTGATCACAACCTGCATGCTAACCCTAATCATGTTGGTCATATGGAAGATAAGCATAATCTTGATTGCTATCTTCTTTGTCATCTTCATTGCCATCGAAGGGGTTTATTTATCTGCGGTCTTATTCAAATTCAGTGAAGGTGGCTACCTTCCTCTGTGCTTTGCCGCTGTGCTCATGATGATTATGGCGATTTGGCATTACGTGCACAAACAATGCTACACTTACGAGGCCAACAACAAGGTGTCTAGCGAGTACATGAAACAGTTGTCCTCTAACCCTAACATAAACCGGGTGCCAGGAATTGGGCTTTTGTACTCGGAGCTGGTTCAAGGAATTCCTCCTATATTTTCTCACTTTGTTTCCAACATACCTTCCGTCCACTCCGTTGTGGTTGTCGTGACGATCAAGCCCCTTCCGGTGAGCAAAGTGTTGCTGGAGGAGAGGTTTCTTTTCCGGCAACTGGAGCCAAAAGATTACAGAATGTTCCGTTGCGTGGCGCGGTACGGCTACAACGACAGGGTTGAGGAGCCTGCGGAGTTCGAGAGACAGTTGGTTGAGAATTTGAAAGAGTTTATTTGTCACCAACACTTGATGCCCTCTGAAGATCAAGGTGTAAGCGGTCGTCAGAAAGCCGAAGAGGAAACTCA GCAGTCTGAGAGTGTGATGGCGATCCCAAGGACCAGGCTTGTTAGGGTTGGAATGACCTACGATATATAA